One window from the genome of Salvia splendens isolate huo1 chromosome 9, SspV2, whole genome shotgun sequence encodes:
- the LOC121748732 gene encoding trihelix transcription factor GTL1-like isoform X1 has protein sequence MQQEEEQVVVSDEKLGDLGIAEAASPISSRPPAANFDGGSSSNRWPRQETLALLQIRSQMDAAFRDATLKAPLWEQVSRKLGEVGYKRSAKKCKEKFENVHKYYKRTKEGRGGRPDGKTYKFFSQLEALHQTTANPTAAAAAAAISLPPPPPALFGITFSSDSSSEDEEMETGKRKRSGDSDEKMMDFFEGVLRQVMQKQEAMQQRFLEAIEKREQDRMIRDETWKRQDMARVAREHDIAAQERSISASRDAAIVDFLEKITGQTIQLPAAPVPPPPQPAMAEMPVQDLATSETSSSRWPKPEVLALIKLRSSMEPRYQEAGPKGPLWEDISAGMQSIGYNRSAKRCKEKWENINKYFKKVKESNKKRPQDAKTCPYFDELDALYRNKILNAAPSTSLSHQPDLHPPDFPSNPFSENPQPNLEGENQPEDIIDKGHRQGNGDTTGNYCSNSDEDEVEEYDDKMVYKIQFVGSSSNAGASAASSFVAMIQ, from the exons ATGCAGCaggaggaggagcaggtggTGGTGAGTGATGAGAAATTGGGAGATCTGGGAATTGCGGAAGCAGCCTCGCCGATTAGCAGCCGGCCGCCGGCGGCTAATTTTGATGGCGGCTCCTCCAGCAACCGGTGGCCGCGCCAGGAGACTTTGGCTCTTCTGCAGATTAGGTCTCAAATGGATGCTGCATTTCGTGATGCAACTCTTAAGGCTCCTCTTTGGGAACAAGTTTCCAG GAAATTAGGCGAGGTGGGATACAAAAGAAGCGCCAAAAAGTGCAAGGAGAAATTCGAAAACGTCCACAAATATTATAAACGGACTAAAGAAGGCCGCGGCGGTCGCCCAGACGGAAAGACCTACAAATTCTTCTCTCAGCTCGAGGCGCTCCATCAAACCACCGCGAATCCAACGGCTGCGGCTGCGGCTGCGGCCATCTCTTTACCCCCTCCGCCTCCGGCCTTATTCGGCATCACCTTCTCATCCGACAGCTCATCTGAAGACGAAGAGATGGAGAcggggaagaggaagaggagcgGCGACAGTGACGAGAAAATGATGGACTTCTTCGAAGGCGTGTTGAGGCAAGTGATGCAGAAGCAGGAAGCGATGCAGCAGAGGTTTCTAGAAGCCATAGAGAAGAGGGAGCAAGATAGAATGATCAGAGACGAAACATGGAAGAGGCAGGACATGGCGAGGGTGGCACGGGAGCACGATATAGCCGCGCAAGAGCGCTCCATCTCGGCTTCCAGAGATGCTGCCATTGTTGATTTCCTTGAGAAGATCACAGGACAGACTATACAGCTGCCAGCTGCCCCAGTGCCACCACCACCTCAGCCAGCTATGGCCGAGATGCCAGTGCAGGATTTGGCCACCTCGGAGACCAGCTCCTCCAGGTGGCCAAAACCTGAAGTGTTGGCACTGATAAAGCTAAGGAGTAGCATGGAGCCAAGATATCAAGAGGCGGGGCCTAAGGGCCCACTCTGGGAAGATATATCTGCTGGAATGCAAAGCATAGGATACAATAGAAGTGCAAAGAGATGCAAGGAGAAGTGGGAGAATATCAATAAGTACTTCAAGAAAGTGAAAGAGAGCAACAAGAAACGCCCCCAAGACGCCAAAACCTGTCCTTACTTCGATGAATTGGATGCATTGTATCGGAATAAGATACTTAACGCTGCTCCTTCTACTAGTTTGTCTCACCAACCCGACCTGCATCCACCAGACTTCCCTTCCAACCCTTTTTCCGAAAATCCTCAGCCAAACCTTGAAGGAGAAAATCAG CCAGAAGACATTATAGATAAGGGACATCGACAAGGAAATGGAGACACAACCGGAAACTACTGCTCTAATAGTGATGAAGATGAAGTTGAGGAGTACGATGACAAAATGGTTTACAAAATACAGTTCGTAGGCTCCTCCTCCAACGCTGGAGCTTCAGCAGCATCCTCGTTCGTCGCCATGATTCAGTAA
- the LOC121748732 gene encoding trihelix transcription factor GTL1-like isoform X2: MQQEEEQVVVSDEKLGDLGIAEAASPISSRPPAANFDGGSSSNRWPRQETLALLQIRSQMDAAFRDATLKAPLWEQVSRKLGEVGYKRSAKKCKEKFENVHKYYKRTKEGRGGRPDGKTYKFFSQLEALHQTTANPTAAAAAAAISLPPPPPALFGITFSSDSSSEDEEMETGKRKRSGDSDEKMMDFFEGVLRQVMQKQEAMQQRFLEAIEKREQDRMIRDETWKRQDMARVAREHDIAAQERSISASRDAAIVDFLEKITGQTIQLPAAPVPPPPQPAMAEMPVQDLATSETSSSRWPKPEVLALIKLRSSMEPRYQEAGPKGPLWEDISAGMQSIGYNRSAKRCKEKWENINKYFKKVKESNKKRPQDAKTCPYFDELDALYRNKILNAAPSTSLSHQPDLHPPDFPSNPFSENPQPNLEGENQKTL; encoded by the exons ATGCAGCaggaggaggagcaggtggTGGTGAGTGATGAGAAATTGGGAGATCTGGGAATTGCGGAAGCAGCCTCGCCGATTAGCAGCCGGCCGCCGGCGGCTAATTTTGATGGCGGCTCCTCCAGCAACCGGTGGCCGCGCCAGGAGACTTTGGCTCTTCTGCAGATTAGGTCTCAAATGGATGCTGCATTTCGTGATGCAACTCTTAAGGCTCCTCTTTGGGAACAAGTTTCCAG GAAATTAGGCGAGGTGGGATACAAAAGAAGCGCCAAAAAGTGCAAGGAGAAATTCGAAAACGTCCACAAATATTATAAACGGACTAAAGAAGGCCGCGGCGGTCGCCCAGACGGAAAGACCTACAAATTCTTCTCTCAGCTCGAGGCGCTCCATCAAACCACCGCGAATCCAACGGCTGCGGCTGCGGCTGCGGCCATCTCTTTACCCCCTCCGCCTCCGGCCTTATTCGGCATCACCTTCTCATCCGACAGCTCATCTGAAGACGAAGAGATGGAGAcggggaagaggaagaggagcgGCGACAGTGACGAGAAAATGATGGACTTCTTCGAAGGCGTGTTGAGGCAAGTGATGCAGAAGCAGGAAGCGATGCAGCAGAGGTTTCTAGAAGCCATAGAGAAGAGGGAGCAAGATAGAATGATCAGAGACGAAACATGGAAGAGGCAGGACATGGCGAGGGTGGCACGGGAGCACGATATAGCCGCGCAAGAGCGCTCCATCTCGGCTTCCAGAGATGCTGCCATTGTTGATTTCCTTGAGAAGATCACAGGACAGACTATACAGCTGCCAGCTGCCCCAGTGCCACCACCACCTCAGCCAGCTATGGCCGAGATGCCAGTGCAGGATTTGGCCACCTCGGAGACCAGCTCCTCCAGGTGGCCAAAACCTGAAGTGTTGGCACTGATAAAGCTAAGGAGTAGCATGGAGCCAAGATATCAAGAGGCGGGGCCTAAGGGCCCACTCTGGGAAGATATATCTGCTGGAATGCAAAGCATAGGATACAATAGAAGTGCAAAGAGATGCAAGGAGAAGTGGGAGAATATCAATAAGTACTTCAAGAAAGTGAAAGAGAGCAACAAGAAACGCCCCCAAGACGCCAAAACCTGTCCTTACTTCGATGAATTGGATGCATTGTATCGGAATAAGATACTTAACGCTGCTCCTTCTACTAGTTTGTCTCACCAACCCGACCTGCATCCACCAGACTTCCCTTCCAACCCTTTTTCCGAAAATCCTCAGCCAAACCTTGAAGGAGAAAATCAG AAGACATTATAG